One part of the Candidatus Reconcilbacillus cellulovorans genome encodes these proteins:
- a CDS encoding type I glutamate--ammonia ligase, whose protein sequence is MSERSPIGVGYTKSDILKMAKEENVRFVRLQFTDLLGTIKNVEIPVSQLEKALENKIMFDGSSIEGYVRIEESDMYLYPDLDTWVVFPWVTDERVARLICDVYLPDGRPFPGDPRGVLKKNLEYMKKFGFTAMNVGAEPEFFLFKTDEKGNPTMETNDQGGYFDLAPTDLGENCRREIVVTLEKMGFEIEASHHEVAPGQHEIDFKYAHAVKAADQIQTFKLVVKTIARKYGLHATFMPKPLYGMNGSGMHCHQSLFRGSENTFYDPNDSLGLSETARHYMAGVLKHARGFTAITNPIVNSYKRLVPGYEAPCYVAWSASNRSPMIRIPASRGLSTRIEVRSPDSAANPYLALAVMLRAGLDGIERKIPLPPPTDRNIYVMTDEEREELGIPSLPTDLKEALGELLRDEVICEALGEHALMHFVELKEIEWDMYRTQVHPWERDQYLTLY, encoded by the coding sequence ATCTCGGAGAGGAGTCCGATCGGCGTGGGTTACACAAAATCCGATATTTTGAAGATGGCGAAGGAAGAGAATGTCAGATTTGTTCGCCTGCAGTTCACCGATTTGCTCGGGACTATCAAAAACGTCGAAATTCCCGTCAGCCAGCTTGAAAAGGCGTTGGAAAACAAAATCATGTTCGACGGTTCGTCGATCGAGGGATACGTCCGCATCGAAGAGTCGGACATGTATCTGTATCCCGATCTCGATACGTGGGTCGTGTTCCCATGGGTGACCGACGAGCGGGTCGCGCGGCTCATTTGCGACGTTTATTTGCCGGACGGCCGACCGTTTCCCGGCGATCCGCGCGGCGTTTTGAAGAAGAACTTGGAATATATGAAAAAGTTCGGATTCACGGCGATGAACGTCGGCGCCGAGCCAGAATTTTTCCTGTTTAAAACGGATGAAAAAGGCAATCCGACGATGGAGACGAATGATCAGGGCGGTTATTTCGACCTGGCGCCGACCGACCTTGGCGAAAACTGCCGGCGCGAAATCGTCGTCACGCTGGAAAAGATGGGGTTCGAGATCGAGGCATCCCATCACGAAGTCGCGCCCGGACAGCATGAAATCGATTTCAAGTACGCGCACGCGGTGAAGGCCGCCGATCAGATCCAGACGTTCAAGCTCGTGGTTAAGACGATCGCGCGGAAATACGGCCTGCACGCCACGTTCATGCCCAAACCGCTTTACGGAATGAACGGTTCCGGCATGCATTGCCATCAGTCGCTGTTCCGCGGGTCTGAAAACACGTTTTACGACCCGAACGACAGCCTGGGGCTGAGCGAGACCGCCCGCCACTACATGGCCGGCGTGCTGAAACACGCCCGCGGGTTTACGGCGATTACCAATCCGATCGTCAATTCGTACAAGCGGCTCGTACCCGGCTACGAAGCGCCCTGTTATGTGGCTTGGTCGGCCTCCAACCGCAGCCCGATGATCCGCATTCCCGCTTCGCGCGGCCTTAGCACGCGGATCGAGGTGCGCAGCCCGGATTCGGCCGCCAACCCGTATTTGGCGCTGGCGGTGATGCTGCGCGCGGGGCTCGACGGCATCGAACGGAAAATTCCGTTGCCGCCGCCAACCGATCGCAACATTTACGTCATGACGGACGAAGAGCGGGAAGAGCTCGGAATCCCGAGCCTGCCGACCGATTTAAAGGAAGCGCTCGGCGAGCTGCTGCGCGACGAAGTGATCTGTGAAGCGTTGGGCGAGCATGCGCTGATGCATTTCGTCGAGCTGAAAGAAATCGAATGGGATATGTACCGCACGCAGGTGCACCCGTGGGAACGCGATCAATATTTGACGCTGTACTGA
- a CDS encoding MerR family transcriptional regulator, which produces MSDEIRRNMALFPIGIVMRLTDLSARQIRYYEQHGLIAPARTPGNQRLFSFNDVERLLQIKALIEKGVNIAGIKQVLKPISKDSEEATVINEQTEFKRKQLTEMTDSQLHKWLKRQLMAERRPGQVSLIQGELSRFFH; this is translated from the coding sequence ATGAGCGACGAAATTCGCCGTAACATGGCCTTGTTTCCGATCGGCATCGTAATGCGGCTGACCGATCTGTCCGCCAGGCAAATCCGGTATTACGAGCAGCATGGGCTGATCGCGCCCGCAAGAACACCGGGAAATCAGCGACTCTTTTCGTTTAATGACGTGGAGCGGCTGCTGCAAATCAAAGCGTTGATCGAAAAAGGAGTCAATATTGCCGGAATCAAACAGGTATTGAAACCGATTTCCAAGGACTCTGAGGAAGCGACCGTCATCAACGAGCAGACGGAGTTCAAGCGCAAGCAGCTGACGGAGATGACGGACTCGCAGCTGCACAAATGGCTGAAACGCCAGCTGATGGCCGAACGCCGCCCGGGCCAAGTGTCGCTCATCCAAGGCGAGTTGTCCCGTTTTTTCCACTGA
- a CDS encoding AAA family ATPase, which yields MNGRAADHEAIRSSGRISVILRQSEPAVPTGARVGSSGRETAATCREFRDIARELDELIGLYDVKQTMYEIFALAKVGKMRAEAGLQNRRQVYHMIFKGNPGTGKTTVARIVGKMFHQLGLLSRGHLLEVERADLVGEYIGHTALKTREWIRKAIGGVLFVDEAYSLARGGEKDFGREAIDALVKATEDYKDQFILILAGYSDEMDLFLSVNPGLPSRFPVQIEFPDYTVDELVQIAERLAHEREYVLSPQAAAKLRQLIATEIETHAYAFSNARFVRNVIERAIRKQAVRLLNQYVRTPSREELMALRPDDLTPE from the coding sequence ATGAACGGACGCGCGGCGGATCATGAGGCGATCCGGTCGAGCGGCAGAATCAGCGTGATTTTGCGGCAATCCGAGCCTGCCGTGCCGACGGGCGCCCGCGTCGGCAGTTCAGGCCGCGAGACGGCGGCGACGTGCCGCGAATTTCGCGACATCGCGCGCGAACTGGACGAATTGATCGGGCTCTACGACGTCAAGCAAACAATGTACGAAATTTTCGCGCTCGCCAAAGTCGGAAAAATGCGTGCCGAAGCGGGATTGCAAAACCGTCGTCAAGTCTACCACATGATTTTTAAAGGCAATCCCGGAACAGGCAAGACGACCGTCGCACGCATCGTAGGGAAAATGTTTCACCAGCTCGGCCTGTTGTCTCGCGGCCACTTGCTGGAAGTCGAACGCGCCGATCTCGTCGGCGAATATATCGGGCACACCGCCCTCAAAACACGCGAATGGATCCGAAAGGCGATCGGCGGCGTCCTATTCGTCGACGAAGCGTACAGCCTCGCTCGCGGCGGCGAAAAAGATTTCGGCAGGGAAGCGATCGACGCTCTCGTCAAAGCGACAGAAGATTACAAAGACCAGTTCATTCTGATACTTGCCGGTTATTCCGACGAAATGGATCTGTTCCTGAGCGTCAACCCCGGTCTTCCTTCCCGGTTTCCCGTGCAGATCGAATTTCCCGACTATACGGTCGACGAACTGGTGCAAATCGCGGAACGGTTGGCGCACGAACGGGAATACGTTTTGTCCCCGCAAGCGGCGGCCAAGTTGCGCCAGTTGATCGCGACGGAAATCGAGACGCACGCATATGCGTTCAGCAACGCGCGGTTTGTCCGCAACGTCATCGAGCGCGCGATCCGGAAACAAGCCGTCCGTCTGCTCAACCAATACGTCCGGACGCCTTCGCGGGAAGAATTGATGGCGCTCAGACCGGACGATCTGACGCCGGAATGA
- a CDS encoding RNA chaperone Hfq: protein MNKTINIQDTFLNQLRKESIPVTVYLTNGFQIRGVVRAFDNFTIVIDSDGRQQMIYKHAISTFMPVRPVSLAQPQDG, encoded by the coding sequence ATGAATAAAACGATCAACATTCAGGACACTTTTTTGAATCAATTGCGGAAAGAAAGCATCCCGGTTACCGTTTACTTGACGAACGGGTTTCAGATTCGCGGTGTCGTCAGGGCGTTCGACAATTTCACGATCGTGATCGACAGCGACGGCCGCCAGCAAATGATCTATAAGCACGCGATTTCCACGTTTATGCCGGTGCGGCCCGTCTCGCTCGCCCAACCGCAGGACGGCTGA
- a CDS encoding tRNA (adenosine(37)-N6)-dimethylallyltransferase MiaA: MRGDPALTQRYDLLVLLGPTAVGKTAYSIPIALAHDAEIISGDSMQVYRGMDIGTAKPSPEDRARVPHHLIDIVDPWEPFSVADFQARAREAVERIAVRGRLPMLVGGTGLYIEAFCYDYRFPETAGPDPALRERLRREAAELGVKALHDRLKRIDPDSAARIHENDVRRIVRALEIFEATGRTMSEWLRGQKRESPYRLCLIGLTMDRAELYRRIGERVDAMVRAGLVDEVRRLLDAGCTPDMTAMQALGYKEIVEYLEGRTSFEEAVETLKRNTRRFAKRQWSWFRHMKDVHWIDVTDPKHFADHLDQIHAIISEKLGRRGRSHER; encoded by the coding sequence ATACGGGGTGATCCGGCCTTGACGCAGCGGTACGACTTGCTCGTGTTGCTTGGGCCGACGGCCGTCGGCAAAACCGCCTACAGCATTCCGATCGCCTTGGCGCACGACGCCGAAATCATTTCCGGAGATTCGATGCAGGTTTACCGCGGCATGGACATCGGCACGGCCAAACCGTCGCCCGAAGACCGCGCGCGCGTTCCGCACCATCTGATCGACATCGTCGATCCGTGGGAACCCTTTTCCGTTGCCGATTTTCAGGCGCGCGCCAGGGAAGCGGTCGAGCGGATCGCCGTCCGCGGCAGGCTGCCGATGCTCGTCGGCGGCACGGGGCTGTACATCGAAGCGTTCTGTTACGATTACCGTTTTCCGGAAACCGCAGGCCCGGATCCCGCCCTGCGCGAGCGGCTCCGGCGGGAAGCCGCCGAACTCGGCGTCAAAGCCTTGCACGACCGGCTGAAACGGATCGACCCCGACTCCGCGGCGCGCATTCATGAAAACGACGTGCGGCGCATCGTGCGGGCGCTTGAAATTTTCGAGGCGACGGGCCGCACGATGTCGGAATGGCTGCGCGGCCAGAAGCGCGAGTCTCCTTACCGGCTTTGCCTGATCGGCCTGACGATGGATCGCGCGGAGCTTTACCGGAGGATCGGCGAGCGGGTGGACGCGATGGTGCGCGCCGGGCTCGTCGACGAAGTGCGCCGGCTGCTCGATGCGGGATGCACGCCCGACATGACGGCGATGCAGGCCCTCGGCTACAAGGAAATCGTCGAATACCTGGAAGGCCGCACGTCGTTCGAAGAGGCCGTGGAGACGCTGAAGCGGAACACGCGGCGGTTCGCCAAGCGCCAGTGGTCCTGGTTTCGGCATATGAAAGACGTGCACTGGATCGATGTGACCGATCCGAAGCATTTTGCTGACCACCTCGACCAGATTCATGCTATAATATCAGAGAAGCTGGGGCGTCGCGGCCGATCTCACGAAAGATGA
- a CDS encoding SAM-dependent methyltransferase, with the protein MLVTTSYGADENVLRRGRRLAEELGGKWADRNRLSLAELRKRYAENDVLVVTAEGVSWHPGDGEPVTFHPGMSLVRIKRMRRGEPDRLIALSGASAGDRVIDCTAGLGADSLVFAYAVGPGGEVTAVEVSPVLHVLLREGLRDYKTDFRLWNDICSRVRPVCAHHLDVLRGMPDKSCDIVYFDPMFRSPIEASDGIRPLRRVADHTPVSSEAVKEAVRVARKSVVLKERRDSSEFERLGFREVNRTRSDVAYGVIRP; encoded by the coding sequence ATGCTAGTCACAACTTCTTATGGAGCCGATGAGAACGTGCTTCGCCGGGGACGGCGTCTAGCGGAAGAACTCGGCGGGAAGTGGGCGGACCGAAACCGTTTGTCCCTGGCAGAACTTCGAAAACGGTACGCGGAAAACGACGTGCTGGTCGTTACGGCAGAAGGAGTTTCCTGGCATCCCGGGGATGGAGAGCCGGTCACGTTTCATCCCGGTATGTCGCTTGTGCGCATCAAACGGATGAGACGGGGCGAACCCGACCGGCTGATCGCCCTGTCGGGCGCAAGTGCGGGCGACCGGGTGATCGACTGCACGGCCGGACTCGGCGCCGACTCGCTCGTGTTCGCTTATGCGGTCGGTCCGGGCGGCGAGGTGACCGCCGTAGAAGTCAGCCCGGTGCTCCATGTGCTTTTACGGGAAGGGCTGCGCGATTACAAAACCGACTTCCGCTTGTGGAACGACATCTGTTCGCGCGTCCGGCCGGTCTGCGCGCATCATCTCGACGTTTTGCGCGGTATGCCGGACAAAAGTTGCGACATCGTCTACTTCGATCCGATGTTCCGCTCGCCGATCGAGGCTTCCGACGGCATTCGTCCCCTTAGGCGGGTGGCCGACCATACGCCCGTGTCGTCGGAAGCGGTGAAAGAAGCGGTGCGCGTGGCGCGGAAATCGGTCGTGCTAAAAGAGCGCCGCGACAGCTCGGAATTCGAACGGCTCGGGTTCCGGGAAGTCAACCGCACCAGGTCCGACGTCGCATACGGGGTGATCCGGCCTTGA
- a CDS encoding DNA mismatch repair protein MutL codes for MGKIRVLDERIANQIAAGEVVERPASVVKELIENAIDAGATNVDVAVEEGGLRLIRVRDDGVGIEPDDLELAFQRHATSKIADGKDLFRIATLGFRGEALPSIASVAKVECVSSHTRDGLGRKIVIEGGVVRERGEAPSDRGTTVTVRDLFFNTPARLKYMKSVQTELGHVADVVYRLALAHPEIAFALKHGENVLLRTIGNGDALETIAAVYGPFVAKVMMPVRAESLDYRLEGFVAKPEASRANRSGITVVVNGRYIRGPIVVQALLEAYQGYLTVGRYPVALLRIEVDPSLVDVNVHPAKLEVRFSKEAELAELVRSAVRESLGRTPLIAAPLRGTPTTPRSGTTGFSPNERMLVQERFDLYRVESAATAFGRRAAPAKVGKAVAETVPRGGQSPAGKREVRNAEILFRPADDAEETPNGGLPEFPPLVPVGQALGTYLIAQDESGLYLIDQHAAHERIRYEEYLELFSRPEREAVQPLAVPIPLEFTAAEAETLRDRLELFRAIGVELEPFGSSAFLVRACPQWFPKGAEREIVDEMARFILEERRPTTPADWRRKAAALCACKSSVRANEPLSVREMEGLLDRLRRCREPYTCPHGRPIVVRFSIRDLEKMFKR; via the coding sequence ATGGGCAAGATCCGCGTACTGGACGAACGGATCGCCAACCAAATCGCTGCGGGTGAAGTCGTCGAGCGGCCGGCTTCGGTCGTCAAGGAGCTGATCGAAAACGCGATCGACGCCGGGGCGACGAATGTGGACGTCGCCGTCGAGGAAGGCGGGTTGCGCCTGATCCGGGTGCGCGACGACGGAGTCGGAATCGAGCCGGACGATCTGGAACTGGCCTTCCAGCGCCACGCGACGAGCAAAATCGCCGACGGCAAAGATTTGTTCCGCATCGCGACGCTCGGCTTCCGCGGCGAGGCGCTGCCCAGCATCGCTTCTGTTGCGAAAGTGGAATGCGTTTCGTCCCATACCCGAGACGGACTGGGCCGAAAAATTGTCATCGAGGGCGGCGTCGTCCGAGAGCGGGGCGAGGCGCCCTCCGACAGAGGAACGACCGTCACGGTGCGCGATCTTTTTTTCAACACGCCCGCCCGGTTGAAATATATGAAGTCGGTCCAGACCGAACTCGGCCATGTCGCCGACGTCGTCTACCGCCTTGCGCTCGCCCATCCGGAAATCGCCTTCGCGCTGAAGCACGGCGAGAACGTTTTGCTGCGAACGATCGGCAACGGCGACGCCCTGGAAACGATTGCGGCGGTTTACGGCCCGTTCGTCGCAAAAGTGATGATGCCCGTCCGGGCGGAAAGCCTCGATTACCGCCTGGAGGGGTTTGTCGCCAAACCGGAAGCCAGCCGTGCGAACCGAAGCGGCATTACGGTCGTCGTCAACGGCCGGTACATTCGCGGTCCAATCGTCGTCCAGGCGCTGCTGGAAGCTTATCAGGGCTATCTGACGGTCGGGCGATACCCCGTCGCGCTTCTTCGCATCGAAGTCGATCCGTCGCTCGTCGATGTCAACGTTCACCCGGCCAAGCTGGAAGTGCGTTTCAGCAAAGAAGCGGAGCTGGCGGAACTCGTCCGTTCGGCCGTCCGCGAATCGCTCGGCAGAACTCCGCTGATTGCGGCGCCCTTGCGCGGAACGCCGACGACTCCGCGAAGCGGAACCACCGGCTTTTCGCCGAACGAACGTATGCTGGTCCAGGAACGGTTCGACCTCTATCGCGTCGAATCCGCCGCAACCGCATTCGGGCGTCGCGCCGCTCCGGCAAAAGTCGGCAAGGCCGTCGCGGAGACGGTCCCTCGCGGTGGCCAGTCGCCTGCAGGAAAGCGTGAGGTTCGGAATGCGGAAATTTTGTTTCGTCCGGCCGACGATGCGGAAGAAACGCCGAACGGCGGATTGCCGGAGTTTCCGCCGCTTGTTCCGGTCGGCCAGGCGCTCGGCACGTACTTGATCGCTCAGGACGAATCGGGACTTTATCTGATCGATCAGCACGCCGCGCATGAACGCATTCGTTACGAGGAGTATTTGGAACTTTTTTCTCGGCCCGAACGGGAAGCGGTTCAGCCGCTCGCCGTACCGATCCCGCTTGAGTTTACGGCGGCGGAAGCCGAAACCCTGCGCGACCGGCTCGAGTTGTTCCGCGCGATCGGCGTCGAGCTCGAGCCGTTCGGATCGTCGGCATTTCTCGTGCGCGCCTGTCCGCAATGGTTTCCTAAGGGTGCTGAGCGGGAAATCGTCGACGAGATGGCTCGCTTCATCCTAGAAGAACGTCGCCCGACGACGCCGGCGGACTGGCGCCGGAAAGCCGCCGCTTTATGCGCCTGCAAATCGTCGGTCCGCGCGAACGAGCCGCTCTCCGTCCGCGAGATGGAAGGGCTGCTGGACCGGCTGCGCCGCTGCCGGGAGCCTTATACGTGTCCTCACGGCCGACCGATCGTCGTACGCTTTTCGATCCGAGATCTGGAGAAAATGTTTAAACGGTGA
- a CDS encoding DNA mismatch repair protein MutS, whose product MSSKYTPMIEQYLQVKAQVPDAFLFFRLGDFYELFFDDAVQAARELEITLTGRDGGSERVPMCGVPYHSAETYIRRLVEKGYKVAICEQMEDPATAKGVVRREIVRIVTPGTVMEDKPSETPANNFLAAIAEKPEGFGLAVCDLTTGELYATSVETLEQLKDELIVYDPAEIIGDERLLARVRKSAGLYLAGAVPSVWTEQDRALLEQQFPSEERDSLPPPSADAVALLLAYLRETQKRTLAHLSAIRRYDAERSLWMDPFTRRNLELVESARDRSKKGALLGLLDRTATAMGARLLRRWLDKPLIDRPEIERRLEAVECLVNRSAIRDEIFRILKEMYDLERLVGRIAYGNCNARDLVALRATLERVPALKACCLSSGSATLERLLGGVDDCADLRDRIAEAIVDDPPVSVREGGMIRPGYHERLDRLREASTDGKRWIAELEQRERELTGIRSLKVGYNKVFGYYIEVTRPNLSAVPEDRYERRQTLAHGERFVTRELKEKEALILEAEERMVELEYELFSDLREKIAGQIPRLQKLAAAVAAVDVLQSFATVSAERRYTKPVLTDGYSLRIEGGRHPVVEATLGDRPFVANDTLLEEDGDRILLITGPNMAGKSTYMRQVALIAIMAQIGCFVPARRAELPIIDRIFTRIGAADDLAGGQSTFMVEMREIRAMTARATRRSLVIIDELGRGTSTAEGMAIAQAVIEYLHDRVGCKTLVSTHYHELAYLEERLRHLSNYSMAVRESDGEVMFLHKFVRGAANSSYGIYCARVAGLPEEIIERAYELVRGYEAKAAEFEHEQAVRETAGGRDARDANDAPGETVVQLSLFAEPAPERPKTVSRKERQVLDRIRDADLVNMTPLSALNLLFELRQKLLESR is encoded by the coding sequence ATGTCGTCGAAATATACCCCGATGATCGAACAATATCTCCAGGTCAAGGCCCAAGTTCCCGATGCCTTCTTGTTTTTCCGGCTTGGCGATTTTTACGAATTGTTTTTTGACGACGCGGTGCAGGCGGCTCGCGAGCTGGAAATTACGCTGACGGGGCGCGACGGCGGCTCGGAACGGGTTCCGATGTGCGGCGTGCCGTACCATTCCGCTGAAACGTACATCCGCCGTTTAGTGGAAAAGGGATATAAAGTGGCGATTTGCGAACAAATGGAAGATCCCGCGACCGCCAAGGGTGTGGTGCGTAGGGAAATCGTTCGCATCGTCACGCCCGGAACGGTGATGGAGGACAAACCGTCCGAAACACCCGCCAACAACTTCCTCGCCGCGATAGCGGAAAAGCCGGAAGGGTTCGGGCTCGCCGTTTGCGACTTGACGACCGGCGAATTGTATGCCACTTCCGTCGAGACGCTGGAGCAGCTCAAGGACGAATTGATTGTCTATGATCCTGCGGAGATCATCGGCGACGAACGGCTGCTTGCGCGCGTCCGGAAGTCGGCCGGCCTGTATTTGGCCGGTGCGGTGCCGTCCGTCTGGACCGAGCAGGACCGCGCCTTGTTGGAACAGCAGTTTCCGTCGGAAGAGCGCGACTCTCTTCCGCCGCCGTCTGCGGACGCCGTGGCGTTGCTGCTAGCTTATCTTCGCGAGACGCAAAAGCGGACGCTCGCGCATCTTTCGGCGATCCGCCGTTATGATGCCGAGCGCAGCCTGTGGATGGACCCGTTTACTCGGCGCAATCTCGAGCTGGTCGAATCCGCCCGTGACCGCTCCAAGAAAGGCGCGCTGCTTGGTCTATTGGACCGGACGGCGACGGCGATGGGGGCGAGGCTGTTGCGCCGCTGGCTGGACAAGCCGCTTATCGACCGCCCCGAAATCGAGCGGCGCCTTGAGGCGGTCGAATGCCTGGTCAACCGTTCGGCGATACGCGATGAAATTTTTCGAATTTTGAAAGAAATGTATGACCTTGAGCGGCTCGTCGGCCGCATTGCGTACGGCAACTGCAACGCGCGCGATCTGGTCGCCTTGCGGGCGACGCTGGAACGCGTCCCGGCGTTAAAGGCGTGTTGCCTTTCGTCCGGTTCGGCGACGCTGGAGCGGCTGCTCGGAGGAGTCGACGACTGCGCGGATTTGCGCGACCGGATTGCCGAAGCGATCGTCGACGATCCTCCCGTCTCGGTCCGCGAGGGCGGCATGATCCGCCCGGGTTATCACGAGCGGCTGGACCGGCTGCGGGAAGCGAGCACGGACGGCAAGCGTTGGATCGCTGAACTGGAGCAGAGGGAACGGGAGCTGACCGGCATCCGGTCGCTCAAAGTCGGTTACAACAAAGTGTTCGGTTATTATATCGAGGTGACCCGACCGAACTTATCGGCCGTGCCGGAAGACCGTTACGAGCGGCGGCAGACGCTTGCCCACGGCGAACGGTTCGTCACGCGGGAACTCAAAGAAAAAGAAGCGCTGATTCTCGAAGCCGAAGAGCGCATGGTCGAACTTGAATATGAATTGTTTTCCGATCTGCGCGAAAAAATCGCCGGGCAAATCCCGCGGTTGCAAAAACTGGCCGCCGCCGTCGCCGCGGTCGACGTGCTTCAGTCGTTTGCGACTGTCAGCGCAGAGCGTCGATATACGAAGCCCGTCCTGACCGACGGATACTCGCTTCGCATCGAGGGAGGCCGTCACCCCGTCGTCGAGGCGACTCTCGGCGATCGGCCTTTCGTCGCCAACGACACCCTCCTGGAAGAAGACGGCGACCGCATCCTGCTCATTACCGGGCCGAATATGGCCGGCAAAAGCACGTATATGCGTCAAGTCGCGCTGATCGCCATCATGGCGCAGATCGGCTGTTTTGTTCCCGCCAGGCGTGCGGAATTGCCGATCATCGACCGGATTTTTACCCGAATCGGCGCGGCAGACGATCTCGCGGGCGGGCAAAGCACGTTCATGGTCGAAATGCGGGAGATCCGGGCGATGACCGCCCGCGCGACCCGGAGAAGTCTCGTCATCATCGACGAGCTCGGCCGCGGCACCTCGACGGCCGAAGGCATGGCGATCGCCCAGGCGGTTATCGAATATTTGCACGACCGCGTCGGATGCAAAACGCTGGTTTCCACTCATTATCATGAGTTGGCATATCTTGAGGAACGATTGCGGCATTTGTCGAACTATTCCATGGCGGTTCGCGAAAGCGACGGGGAAGTGATGTTTCTGCATAAGTTCGTGCGCGGTGCCGCCAATTCGAGTTACGGCATTTATTGCGCGCGGGTCGCCGGACTTCCGGAGGAAATCATCGAGCGCGCCTACGAACTGGTGCGCGGCTACGAAGCGAAAGCGGCCGAATTCGAGCATGAACAGGCCGTCCGTGAAACCGCAGGCGGACGCGATGCGCGCGATGCGAACGACGCCCCCGGTGAAACCGTCGTTCAGCTCAGTCTGTTCGCCGAGCCGGCGCCCGAACGGCCGAAAACGGTCAGCCGTAAAGAGCGGCAGGTGCTCGACCGGATTCGAGACGCCGATCTCGTCAACATGACTCCGCTTTCCGCGCTTAACCTACTGTTCGAATTGCGGCAGAAACTGCTCGAGTCCCGATAA
- a CDS encoding spore coat protein translates to MAHPDQRTRCREIYVKAVCGKGKKFSQSTHIVTPPQTPSSILGCWVINHQYEAVRSDNGVEVVGTYDINIWYSYDKNTKTDVAKETVSYVEQVPLVYRDPNCRPGTEEVTAVATQEPNCVEATVQKDSGRVEVRVEREFQVELIGETKLCVRLCPDGCDDWGDKEPDFAEDASEEYEELDPDLLDDETA, encoded by the coding sequence ATGGCGCACCCGGATCAACGGACGCGGTGCAGGGAGATTTACGTGAAGGCGGTGTGCGGGAAGGGGAAAAAGTTTTCCCAGTCCACCCATATCGTCACGCCACCCCAGACGCCGTCCAGCATATTGGGATGTTGGGTGATCAATCACCAATACGAGGCGGTCCGGTCCGACAACGGCGTCGAGGTCGTCGGCACGTACGACATCAATATATGGTATTCATATGATAAAAACACAAAAACCGATGTGGCGAAAGAAACCGTTTCGTACGTGGAACAAGTGCCGCTCGTATACCGGGATCCGAATTGCCGGCCGGGAACCGAGGAAGTGACGGCGGTCGCCACCCAAGAACCGAATTGCGTGGAAGCGACCGTCCAAAAAGACAGCGGTCGTGTGGAAGTTCGGGTGGAACGCGAATTCCAAGTCGAGCTGATCGGTGAAACCAAGCTGTGCGTCCGTCTTTGCCCGGACGGTTGCGACGACTGGGGCGACAAAGAACCGGATTTCGCCGAGGACGCGTCCGAAGAGTACGAAGAACTCGATCCCGATCTCTTGGACGACGAGACGGCGTAG